Sequence from the Thermodesulfovibrionales bacterium genome:
AGCGTCCAGGGAGTCGTGGTCCAAATGATCACCGATGCCTTCCTCCCTTTGAGTTCAGGGAAATACTTCTCCAGGTTTTCCTCGTCAAGCCCGAATTTCACGAATACCGAAGGAGACTCCTTGTCCGCGTACTCGACCTCAGCCTCTGCGAGTGCCGTGACGCACGACGGACACCAGTGCACGGGTTTCTTCCCCTTATAGATATAACCGCCTTTCACGAACTTCATGAACTCATCGACGATCGAACCCTCATAGGCGTTCGTCATCGTGAGATACGGGGAGGCCCAGTCCCCGAAGACGCCGAGTCTCTTGAATTCTTCCCTCTGGATATCAACAAATTTTGCGGCGTAATCCCTGCACAACTTCCGCTTCTCGATGATGTCCACCCGGTCTTTCTTGTCACCGAGATTCTTGTCGACCTGGAGTTCTATCGGAAGCCCGTGGCAATCCCACCCCGGGATGTAGGGTGACGAGAAACCCCGCATGGATTTGAATTTTACGATGATATCCTTGAGGATCTTGTTGAGGGCGTGGCCTATATGGATATGTCCGTTCGCGTAGGGCGGACCGTCGTGGAGGATATAGAAGGCATTTCCCCGATTCTTCTCTTGGATCTTTTCGTATACCCGGCGTTCCTCCCAGGATCTCAGTATCTCCGGCTCTCTCTGAGCGAGGTTGGCCTTCATGGGGAATTCTGTCTGCGGCAGATTCAGGGTGTCCTTGTAGTCCATCAACAAAATTACCACAGGAATGGCTTAAAGTCAATCTCTGCGCCCGTTCCCAGGCATCCCGCAGACTTCAGATCTCGCTGCGATAAGCCCTGCCGTCGTGCTATAATACGAGCGTGAGCTTCGTATCTTTCTCTGCACGCATTTTCGGGCGGAGGAGAAAGTGAAAAAAGGAGGTGAGTCTGTGAAGATCAAAAAGGTTACGAAGAAAATGGCGACGACCTGCAAGTGCAAGGGTTCATGTTAACTCAGGGACAGGTTTCGGTTTTATGAAGAAGGCGCATCGGAATGCGCCTTCTTTTATTCTTGAGCCGCAAAGGGAAGCGCGGTAACCGTTAGTTTTCTGTCTTGTCCGCGGAGAGGTCAGGCCTGCTGCATCTGAAATGACGAATGTTTCCATCGTAGTCGCCCGATACCATCTCGATCATATCATCCTTCACCCTGATCGACGGAGAGCTGTGGTTGTGCATCCTGATATCCTTTAGATAATCTTTTTCGGTGAAGGTGACGTTGCTGTAAGCGGTGGAGCGGTTTCCCTCTTCGTCCTTGAGTTCGGAGGTATAGGTCCTTATCCTGCCATCCTCCTGACCGACGAAGAGATAGAGGGTATTCCCATCCCGTGCGAGCGTGGGAGCCGAGAACCCTTCAACCTTGACGCCGTCAAAGGCACCCTCTATCTTCTCCCAGACCGGCAGGTGATCTTTTATTTCCCTCACCCGATAGGCGTAGAGCCTCCCGTCTGCCGCACCGATGATGAGCTGCCATTTCCCATCGCGTCCAAAGTCAAAGATAGAAGGGGTGGTATGTTCCTTAATCCGGATACCTTGGAAAAACCTTTTTTCTTCACGCCAGTGGGGCAGAGAATCGGACCCGACGTTCATGAACGCCCTGATGTCCCCGTTGCTCTGTCCGACGACGAGGACCTCCTTTCCCTCCCATTGAGTGATGATGCCCCTTGAAAAACCGGAAACCTTGATTCCCTTCAGATAATCTTTCCTTTCGACCCAAGGCAGTCCTTCGCCGGTTTGCTGATACTCATAGAGCTTGAGCGTTCCGTCCATATTTCCGACCACGAGGACTACCTGTTCCCCGAGGGTACAAACCGTCGGCGCACAGGCAGGGCCCGCAAATATCCTGTTGCTGAATATATCCTGATTCTTCTCGAGCACAGAAAAATCATAGTTCCTGTTCTCAAAGTAAGAGAGCACGCCATCGCCATCGGCCACGATCAGGTCGAAGCGGTCTTTTTTCAGAAGGTCGGCAAAAGAAGGTGAAACAAACCTCCCTGCCGAGGGTTTTGTGCGTGATTCTTTTATCGAAACCCCTGCGCCGTTCTTTCTCAGTTCAAAGAGAGAGATGTTGCCCAGAGAGTTGCCGACCGTCAGGAAGACCACATCGTTGACCTTTATCGCAGCCGGAACCGCATACATCCCAAAGGATCTGTCCAAGAGTTTTTCCTGAACGAACTTGATCTTTCCCGGCACGGAGACATTCTTGAAGAAGAAGAGCTTCCCCGACGAATTTGTCGCAATGATGTCGGGTTTTCCGTCGAAATTGTAATCCACAACAGTCACAGCCGCGTCGTTGCCGATCTTCAGGTCAACGCCCTCAACTTTCTTCCACTGAGGTGCATTCTTCGATCCGACATTTCTGAAGAAGAGAATCCTCCCTGAATCGGAAGAGAACCCTCCTGTCCCAACGACGAGCTCTGCTTCGCCGTCGCCGTCGATGTCACCCATCGCCGGGGAGGAAAAGGCGCCGACCTTAATGCCCGCAAAGTACCCTTCGCTCATTCGCCAACGGCGTACCTGCGGATCTCCCAAGTTCTTGTACAGGTAGACGAAGCCGTCTTTGCTCCCCGCGATCATGTCTTTCACCCCCGTCCCCTCTGTGTCAAAGAATGAGACCCTGATGAAAGGAATCGCATCGATTCCGCTCCTGTTGAAGTTTTCATGCGTGTCTTCGGTGCACTGAAGAGAGGCCGGACCCTTGCGCTGCGGCTTGACTGGAGGAGGGATCGAGATTTCACGCGGCGGCTCCTTTACGGCCACCCTCGGAACCTCCGCCTCTTGCTGCGTCTTTTGAAACGACTGCTCGGATGCACAACCATAAAAGAGAAGAAGTGTTACGGATGCTGCGGCATATAAAAAGATACGCTTCATAGACTCACGACATATAGTATACAACATCTGTCAAAAATAAGGAGGGCCGGGTTCGTCATAAACCACCCGGCCCTCTGTTGCCTTAATGAAAAACGCTCTATTTCGCGATTATCTCGAAATGAACTCTCCGGTTGTCCATCATGCACTTGTCGTTCTTATTCTTGGGAGTAGGCTCCTCAACACAGAGAGGTCTGGACTTGCCGTAGGTTATCGTTGATAACCTGTCGGCGGCGATGCCCTCCTTGACGAGATATTCCTTGACCGCGTTCGCCCTTCTGTCACCGAGCCTGAGGTTATAGTCTTCGGAACCATGGGAACAGGTATTCCCCTCGATCCTCACTTTTACGCCAGGATTGTCCTTGAGGACCTGGGTGTTCTTCTTGAGTATGTCCTGAGCTTCCTTCGTGAGTGTCGCCTT
This genomic interval carries:
- a CDS encoding VCBS repeat-containing protein, with the protein product MAVKEPPREISIPPPVKPQRKGPASLQCTEDTHENFNRSGIDAIPFIRVSFFDTEGTGVKDMIAGSKDGFVYLYKNLGDPQVRRWRMSEGYFAGIKVGAFSSPAMGDIDGDGEAELVVGTGGFSSDSGRILFFRNVGSKNAPQWKKVEGVDLKIGNDAAVTVVDYNFDGKPDIIATNSSGKLFFFKNVSVPGKIKFVQEKLLDRSFGMYAVPAAIKVNDVVFLTVGNSLGNISLFELRKNGAGVSIKESRTKPSAGRFVSPSFADLLKKDRFDLIVADGDGVLSYFENRNYDFSVLEKNQDIFSNRIFAGPACAPTVCTLGEQVVLVVGNMDGTLKLYEYQQTGEGLPWVERKDYLKGIKVSGFSRGIITQWEGKEVLVVGQSNGDIRAFMNVGSDSLPHWREEKRFFQGIRIKEHTTPSIFDFGRDGKWQLIIGAADGRLYAYRVREIKDHLPVWEKIEGAFDGVKVEGFSAPTLARDGNTLYLFVGQEDGRIRTYTSELKDEEGNRSTAYSNVTFTEKDYLKDIRMHNHSSPSIRVKDDMIEMVSGDYDGNIRHFRCSRPDLSADKTEN
- a CDS encoding class I tRNA ligase family protein; the encoded protein is MDYKDTLNLPQTEFPMKANLAQREPEILRSWEERRVYEKIQEKNRGNAFYILHDGPPYANGHIHIGHALNKILKDIIVKFKSMRGFSSPYIPGWDCHGLPIELQVDKNLGDKKDRVDIIEKRKLCRDYAAKFVDIQREEFKRLGVFGDWASPYLTMTNAYEGSIVDEFMKFVKGGYIYKGKKPVHWCPSCVTALAEAEVEYADKESPSVFVKFGLDEENLEKYFPELKGRKASVIIWTTTPWTL